Proteins from a genomic interval of Benincasa hispida cultivar B227 chromosome 7, ASM972705v1, whole genome shotgun sequence:
- the LOC120080981 gene encoding uncharacterized protein LOC120080981, whose protein sequence is MGREILQPCSRERKVRDDEHSISKVEEEAIDILGAHPCISLVTSDPKTKSRVIFVLEKASLTLAFLLLLCMFLQNYHILNQEKQVEFLQRKRMDSYKYKPDIVHVALVHIMYSRICMAGLVQAVFIRTDEGVLIKVLQPP, encoded by the exons ATGGGAAGAGAGATCCTACAACCTTGTTCGAGGGAAAGGAAGGTGAGAGACGATGAACATAGTATCTCTAAGGTTGAAGAGGAAGCTATTGATATTTTGGGTGCACATCCTTGTATTTCATTGGTTACTTCTGATCCAAAGACGAAATCTAGAGTCATTTTTGTACTTGAGAAGGCATCTTTGACACTTGCCTTTTT atTATTGTTGTGTATGTTTCTTCAAAATTACCATATTTTGAATCAAGAAAAACAAGTTGAATTCTTGCAGAGAAAGAGAATGGACTCATACAAGTATAAACCTGATATAGTTCATGTG GCTCTTGTTCATATCATGTATTCTCGAATCTGTATGGCCGGTTTAGTTCAAGCAGTCTTTATAAGAACTGATGAAGGAGTTCTCATCAAAGTTTTACAACCACCGTAA